A region from the Desulfuribacillus alkaliarsenatis genome encodes:
- a CDS encoding ATP-binding protein: MELYSFQIDSCLQKADILKSEIREILIYHYDEKEVEAFLFCFHELLNNAIEHGNQLDKSKKVFVKVEISGSTTKFTIEDQGEGFNWRERLQRELDIYSFEERGRGIIMTKMMCDDILYNKSGNRVVCIKSFQEN; the protein is encoded by the coding sequence ATGGAATTATATAGCTTTCAGATAGATAGCTGTTTACAAAAAGCTGATATATTAAAAAGTGAAATTAGGGAAATTTTAATTTATCATTATGATGAAAAAGAAGTGGAGGCATTTTTGTTTTGTTTCCACGAACTATTAAATAATGCAATTGAACATGGGAATCAGCTTGACAAAAGCAAGAAAGTTTTTGTTAAGGTTGAAATTAGCGGTAGTACTACTAAATTTACTATAGAAGATCAGGGTGAAGGTTTTAACTGGAGAGAAAGACTTCAAAGGGAGTTAGACATCTACAGCTTTGAAGAAAGAGGTCGAGGAATTATTATGACTAAGATGATGTGTGATGATATTTTATATAACAAATCGGGGAACAGGGTGGTTTGTATAAAATCTTTTCAAGAAAATTAG
- a CDS encoding MFS transporter, with the protein MMLFIYFVIVVSFIDTMAQLPILSPFVSSLGASALLIGIIMGAYSFSNMLGNLGAGLVIDQFGRKVGIVGGMLVAGVAVMLYAWVTEPTQLLWLRILHGIGGAILIPAAFTYAGDLASSRTSSTAKSMGYAGAAVGIAALLGPMLAGIGKERFGYESVFLAIGSILVVTAILAFIFLKETYSRKESNLQKLTVEEFKRLLYCNKLKIAYLSGFSLMFSMGVLAYAFPLNLESIGFTSKETGLLFSVFSIVAIIVFLLPVNRLSDYYGRYVPLAIGFFVITITLTLLPFAKEIYQFIMLMIFYGCGFGLIFPAMTAIIVDETDTNCRGTTFGIFYAAFSLGVFLGPIVGGMSVQFYFEPFWSASIIFIFVQWLFYNIKRKISKT; encoded by the coding sequence ATGATGCTATTTATTTATTTTGTAATCGTAGTAAGTTTTATTGATACAATGGCTCAATTACCTATATTATCTCCGTTTGTTAGCTCATTAGGTGCCAGTGCGCTTTTGATAGGTATTATCATGGGGGCTTATTCGTTCTCTAATATGCTAGGTAATTTAGGTGCGGGCTTAGTAATAGACCAATTTGGCCGCAAAGTAGGAATCGTCGGTGGTATGCTAGTAGCGGGAGTAGCTGTGATGTTATATGCATGGGTAACTGAGCCAACACAGTTATTATGGCTAAGAATATTACATGGCATTGGTGGCGCAATTTTAATTCCAGCTGCTTTTACCTATGCAGGTGATTTAGCTTCCAGCAGGACTAGCTCTACTGCTAAATCAATGGGATACGCTGGCGCTGCTGTAGGTATAGCTGCTCTTTTGGGACCAATGCTTGCTGGTATTGGCAAGGAAAGGTTTGGCTATGAATCGGTATTTTTAGCAATCGGATCAATATTAGTTGTTACTGCAATATTGGCATTTATATTTCTAAAGGAAACTTACTCGAGAAAGGAATCAAATTTACAAAAGCTTACGGTTGAAGAATTTAAACGACTTTTATATTGTAATAAATTAAAAATCGCCTATTTATCGGGATTTAGTCTAATGTTTTCAATGGGAGTGTTAGCATATGCCTTTCCACTTAATCTAGAGAGTATAGGCTTCACTAGCAAGGAAACAGGACTTTTATTTAGTGTATTTTCAATAGTTGCAATTATTGTGTTTTTACTGCCAGTCAATCGTTTGTCTGACTATTATGGTAGATATGTACCTTTAGCAATTGGTTTTTTTGTAATAACTATTACGTTGACTCTATTACCGTTCGCGAAGGAAATCTACCAATTTATAATGTTGATGATTTTTTATGGTTGTGGATTTGGATTGATTTTTCCTGCTATGACTGCCATTATTGTGGATGAGACCGATACAAACTGTAGAGGTACAACCTTCGGTATTTTTTATGCTGCATTTTCGTTGGGTGTGTTTCTTGGTCCTATTGTAGGTGGTATGTCCGTGCAATTTTACTTTGAGCCTTTTTGGAGTGCTAGTATAATTTTCATATTTGTTCAGTGGTTATTTTATAATATTAAAAGGAAAATTAGCAAAACTTAA
- a CDS encoding DUF418 domain-containing protein translates to MEQLTPIEANRRIASLDILRGFALLGILMVNMIYFNTPIVYYYVIGEIPWESPLDRWAYYGIQLLAEGKFYTMFSFLFGVGFVIFMERAQEKHKKAGLLFARRLFFLLLFGLIHAFFFWYGDILIMYALIGFLLLAFFNRKPKTMLVWAITLLILSIVIMGLLFIASMAYANMDMAEYNAQNQMFLAQMYEQIESSYFAYSEGSYADIMQQRITDLSFVFTYAIFGVPMILPMFLMGAYVGKRKIISNVSVNLGLIKKIWLWSLIFGLPMTIMKVYSQAQASFELITVYNFTNQVGMVIGDPALSIFYMTSILLLLQKETWQRLLRPFASVGRMALSNYILQTLICTTIFYSYGLGMYGNVGPAVGILIAIAIYITQVKLSVIWFNKYKYGPLEWIWRWLTYGNVIRQK, encoded by the coding sequence GTGGAACAGTTAACACCAATTGAAGCTAATAGACGTATAGCAAGCTTAGATATTTTAAGGGGATTTGCACTGTTAGGAATCCTAATGGTGAATATGATTTATTTTAATACACCTATTGTATATTATTACGTAATAGGGGAAATTCCATGGGAGAGTCCGTTAGATAGATGGGCTTATTATGGAATTCAACTTCTTGCAGAAGGTAAGTTTTACACAATGTTTTCCTTCTTATTTGGAGTTGGATTTGTGATATTTATGGAGCGGGCTCAGGAAAAGCACAAAAAGGCAGGCCTATTGTTCGCACGACGATTGTTCTTTCTGTTGCTGTTTGGTCTTATTCATGCATTCTTTTTCTGGTATGGGGATATTTTAATAATGTATGCATTAATAGGATTTCTACTATTGGCTTTCTTTAATAGGAAACCAAAAACAATGTTGGTCTGGGCTATAACTTTATTAATTCTATCTATTGTAATTATGGGTCTATTGTTTATAGCATCAATGGCATATGCCAATATGGATATGGCAGAATATAACGCTCAAAATCAAATGTTTTTAGCCCAGATGTATGAGCAAATCGAAAGTTCTTATTTCGCTTATAGTGAAGGCTCATATGCTGATATTATGCAGCAAAGAATTACGGATCTAAGCTTTGTTTTCACATATGCAATATTTGGAGTTCCTATGATTTTGCCTATGTTTTTAATGGGTGCTTATGTTGGCAAAAGGAAGATTATCTCCAATGTTTCTGTTAACTTAGGACTCATTAAAAAAATATGGCTTTGGAGCCTTATCTTCGGTTTGCCAATGACAATCATGAAGGTATATAGTCAAGCCCAAGCATCCTTTGAGTTGATAACGGTATATAATTTTACGAATCAAGTTGGCATGGTTATTGGAGACCCTGCATTAAGCATCTTTTATATGACTTCAATCCTACTCTTACTACAAAAGGAAACGTGGCAAAGACTTTTACGACCATTTGCGAGCGTTGGTAGGATGGCATTGAGTAACTATATATTGCAGACCTTGATTTGCACAACGATTTTTTATAGCTATGGTCTAGGTATGTATGGTAACGTAGGTCCAGCTGTGGGTATTTTAATTGCAATTGCAATATACATTACTCAAGTGAAATTAAGTGTTATTTGGTTTAATAAGTATAAATATGGGCCGTTAGAATGGATATGGCGTTGGCTCACATACGGAAATGTAATCAGGCAAAAATAA
- the malQ gene encoding 4-alpha-glucanotransferase, with product MTTAIMHNSYDENDRMPFGAVPCCQHVRLRIKIATNIQVSAVLISLHIEGLGDNQYELTCIDEEDNLSIYEINIKAPDKATLMWYYFIIKELQQTYYYGKHSSGRTGVGEIYSHIPPTYQITVFEPVAKSPNWYKDAIIYQIFVDRFYNGNEDKTIDNPKKESLIHAHWDNTPYYIRDCDSNRVVRWDIFGGNLLGVIKKLAYLRELGVSIIYLNPIFEAPSNHKYDTGDYHKVDSSFGTNELFKELCIKANSLGIEIILDGVFSHTGSDSIYFNKEGNYPSVGAYQSKDSPYYSWYRFREYPDDYECWWGVDVMPNVNELDPSYQEFIITGNNSVLNTWMNLGAKGWRLDVADELPDEFIKRFWKTMKNIDSDSVLIGEVWEDASNKISYGQRREYLLGSELDSVMNYPFRDAVINFLQHRITAKDVYYSIMGIYENYPKEYFYSAMNLLGTHDSTRLLTALNETFKKVKLAILWQMTFPGVPSIYYGDEAGITGGKDPQNRKTYPWGNENKSLINWYKKLTALRNEYDVLKTGSFAPFYMQETVFGYQRQIANNKDEFNSCKCNNFALVILNASETEEKLITLNINNIIKDGSLVDALDDYREVIVKDGICNIQLKPLEGKVLLLDRWGRSGATERKSGVLLHPSSLPSNYGIGDFGTNAFCFIDFLSKSKQKLWQILPLNPVGYGESPYQCLSVYAGNPLLIDIDNLRELGLLTDADLYEVNNVELTNDSIDFELVKKVKYEILKKAFTNFQSQTFPVLAEEFEQFKQEHSKWLADYALFSALKQHFNNQSWVNWDAAIAARNEKSVSYYSELLSEQIQQEEFLQYLFFKQWHTLKDYANSKGVKIIGDMPIYVAHDSCEVWLNQDLFKLDNEGNVTQKAGVPPDYFSETGQLWGNPIYNWDIMKQDDYSWWVTRIRHMLAMVDYIRIDHFRAFADYWVVPAAEDVAVNGEWKDGPGLDFFNSIQKQIGNAPFIAEDLGELSERAKVLKKETGFPGMLVMQFEIDANLATNFQIPLYMKNTVVYTGTHDNDTLLGWYKCNADTPIEDNEQWSDYICWSFIEQVYKSDADIALVPMQDLLCLGANARMNTPGTVDNNWKWRMTVEQLEDIDYKKLKELTKIYYRGE from the coding sequence ATGACCACAGCAATTATGCATAATTCTTATGATGAAAATGATCGCATGCCGTTTGGGGCAGTTCCCTGTTGTCAACATGTTAGATTGAGAATTAAAATTGCCACAAATATACAGGTGTCCGCAGTTTTAATCAGCTTGCATATTGAAGGGTTAGGGGATAATCAATATGAGCTTACGTGTATCGACGAAGAAGACAATTTAAGTATATATGAAATTAATATTAAAGCACCTGACAAAGCAACACTCATGTGGTATTACTTCATAATAAAAGAATTACAGCAAACCTACTATTACGGAAAACACAGTTCGGGTAGGACTGGTGTAGGAGAAATATATTCACATATACCGCCAACATATCAAATTACTGTATTTGAGCCAGTGGCAAAATCTCCAAATTGGTATAAAGATGCTATTATCTATCAAATATTCGTTGACCGTTTTTATAACGGCAATGAAGATAAAACAATTGACAACCCTAAAAAAGAAAGCTTAATTCACGCCCATTGGGACAACACGCCCTATTATATCCGAGATTGTGATAGCAATCGCGTAGTACGCTGGGATATCTTCGGTGGTAATTTATTAGGGGTTATTAAAAAACTTGCTTACTTAAGGGAGTTAGGTGTTTCGATTATTTATTTAAATCCGATTTTTGAAGCACCAAGTAACCACAAGTATGATACTGGTGACTATCATAAAGTTGATTCCTCCTTTGGAACAAATGAATTATTTAAAGAGCTATGTATTAAGGCAAATAGCTTAGGGATTGAAATTATTCTCGATGGTGTATTTAGCCATACAGGTAGTGACAGTATATATTTTAATAAAGAAGGAAACTATCCATCTGTTGGTGCATATCAGTCAAAGGACTCACCGTATTATTCGTGGTATCGCTTTAGAGAATATCCAGATGATTATGAATGCTGGTGGGGAGTCGATGTCATGCCAAATGTGAATGAGCTGGACCCCTCATATCAAGAGTTTATTATCACAGGGAATAATAGTGTTTTAAATACATGGATGAATTTAGGGGCTAAAGGATGGCGACTAGATGTAGCTGATGAGCTACCCGACGAATTTATCAAACGCTTTTGGAAAACTATGAAAAACATAGATAGCGATTCGGTGTTGATTGGAGAAGTATGGGAGGACGCTTCCAACAAAATCAGCTATGGTCAGCGTAGAGAATATTTATTAGGATCTGAGCTTGATTCTGTTATGAATTATCCATTCAGGGACGCAGTGATTAATTTTCTCCAGCATCGAATAACTGCCAAAGATGTATATTATTCAATTATGGGTATCTATGAAAACTACCCTAAAGAATATTTTTATAGTGCTATGAATCTACTAGGCACCCATGATTCTACAAGACTATTAACAGCTCTAAATGAAACTTTTAAAAAAGTAAAGCTTGCTATCCTTTGGCAAATGACTTTTCCTGGGGTGCCAAGTATATACTATGGCGATGAAGCAGGTATTACAGGTGGTAAAGACCCACAAAATCGTAAAACGTATCCTTGGGGAAATGAAAATAAGTCGTTAATTAATTGGTATAAGAAATTAACGGCCCTGAGAAACGAATATGATGTATTGAAGACTGGTTCCTTTGCCCCTTTTTATATGCAAGAAACGGTATTTGGCTATCAAAGACAGATTGCTAACAATAAGGATGAATTTAATTCTTGCAAATGTAATAATTTCGCCCTCGTAATCCTTAATGCCTCTGAAACTGAAGAAAAACTAATTACATTGAACATCAACAATATTATTAAAGATGGAAGCTTAGTTGATGCTCTGGATGATTATAGAGAAGTTATAGTTAAGGATGGTATTTGTAATATTCAACTCAAACCCCTTGAAGGCAAGGTGTTACTTTTAGACCGTTGGGGAAGAAGTGGCGCAACAGAAAGGAAGTCAGGGGTATTATTGCACCCTAGTTCCTTACCATCTAATTATGGGATAGGCGATTTTGGTACAAATGCATTCTGTTTTATAGATTTTCTAAGTAAAAGCAAGCAAAAACTATGGCAAATACTACCCTTGAACCCAGTTGGTTATGGAGAATCACCCTATCAATGCCTGTCTGTTTATGCAGGTAACCCACTATTGATTGATATTGATAATTTAAGAGAATTAGGTTTACTAACAGATGCAGATTTATATGAAGTTAATAATGTGGAGCTGACTAATGACTCTATAGACTTTGAATTAGTTAAAAAAGTAAAGTATGAGATCTTGAAAAAAGCATTTACAAATTTTCAAAGTCAGACATTTCCTGTTTTAGCGGAAGAGTTTGAGCAATTCAAACAAGAGCATTCTAAATGGCTAGCTGATTATGCACTGTTTTCAGCACTTAAGCAACATTTTAATAATCAATCATGGGTTAATTGGGATGCTGCTATTGCTGCTAGGAACGAAAAATCCGTTAGTTATTATAGTGAGCTTCTATCGGAACAAATACAACAAGAGGAATTCTTGCAATACTTGTTTTTTAAGCAATGGCATACATTGAAAGACTATGCTAATAGTAAAGGTGTCAAAATCATCGGCGATATGCCTATATATGTAGCGCATGATAGTTGTGAGGTATGGCTAAATCAAGATTTATTTAAGTTAGACAACGAAGGAAATGTTACTCAAAAGGCAGGGGTGCCTCCAGACTACTTCAGTGAGACTGGCCAGCTCTGGGGCAATCCTATTTATAATTGGGATATTATGAAACAGGATGATTATAGTTGGTGGGTTACTAGAATTAGACATATGCTAGCGATGGTTGATTATATCAGAATAGATCATTTTCGAGCGTTTGCCGATTACTGGGTTGTACCAGCTGCGGAAGACGTTGCAGTTAACGGTGAATGGAAGGATGGGCCAGGCCTTGATTTCTTTAATAGTATTCAAAAACAGATTGGCAATGCTCCGTTTATTGCTGAAGATTTAGGGGAACTGTCAGAGCGGGCTAAGGTATTGAAAAAAGAAACTGGGTTTCCAGGGATGCTAGTTATGCAATTTGAAATTGATGCAAATCTAGCTACTAATTTCCAAATCCCCCTTTATATGAAAAATACAGTAGTATATACTGGTACCCATGATAACGATACATTATTAGGCTGGTATAAGTGTAATGCAGACACGCCTATAGAAGACAACGAACAATGGTCTGATTATATTTGCTGGTCATTTATTGAGCAGGTTTATAAAAGCGATGCGGATATTGCTTTAGTACCTATGCAGGACTTGCTATGTTTAGGGGCGAATGCACGTATGAATACCCCTGGAACTGTTGATAACAACTGGAAGTGGAGAATGACAGTAGAACAATTAGAAGACATTGACTATAAAAAATTAAAGGAACTGACTAAGATTTATTATAGAGGGGAGTGA
- a CDS encoding glycogen/starch/alpha-glucan phosphorylase: MLTNKEEFKQVFQKRLVALHGTEVQEATTQEIYKTLGSLVREYISENWINTNASYKKSGVKQVYYFSLEFLLGRLMGSNLLNLDIYNVCKEGLLELGIDLDDIEEAEPDAGLGNGGLGRLAACFLDSLASLELPGHGCGIRYKYGLFEQKIINGYQVELPDNWLKEGNVWEIRKSDKAVEVKFGGYVTTEQVDGRLSFLHHNYEKVLAVPYDMPVVGYKNEVVNTLRLWSAETIIGNFDAYSISTHDQRKIIEYKRSTEAITEFLYPDDSHIEGRTLRLKQQYFLVSAGIQSILHNHKKHHHDVYSLPENVAIHVNDTHPVLAVPELMRILLDDELLSWDDAWEIMTKTISYTNHTTLAEALETWPVDLMRSLLPRVFMIIEEINRRFCQQVWADNPGNWELLRSVEIIRDGVVRMANLAIVGSYSVNGVAQVHTEIIKKREMKHFYQYFPEKFNNKTNGITHRRWLLRANPLLANVITELIGSDWIKNPTELQQLSKYVKDASFQEQIRSIKHNNKLNLAKIISKECGLTVDVGSIFDVQIKRLHAYKRQVLNVLHIMDLYNRLKEDPTIDMPPRTFIFGAKAAPSYHFAKKVIKLINTVASIINNDKYINDKLKVVFLENYRVSMAEVIIPATDISEQISTASKEASGTGNMKFMMNGAITLGTLDGANIEIEEAVGDDNIFIFGLTPNEVLNYHQVGGYSSWDMYNTHPRIRKVMEQLITGEVAQQAGDFKDIYDSLLIDNDEYFVLKDFIPYVDAQLKAGQAYMNQNKWTQMAIENIAQSGKFSSDRTIKEYASEIWRIR, from the coding sequence ATGTTAACAAATAAAGAAGAATTTAAACAAGTATTTCAAAAACGATTAGTGGCACTCCATGGAACAGAGGTACAAGAGGCAACGACACAGGAAATATATAAGACTCTAGGTAGTCTAGTAAGGGAGTATATCAGTGAAAATTGGATAAACACAAATGCAAGCTATAAAAAATCTGGTGTTAAGCAAGTATACTATTTTTCACTAGAGTTTTTATTAGGACGCTTAATGGGAAGTAATTTACTAAATTTAGATATATATAATGTCTGCAAGGAAGGGCTATTAGAGCTAGGCATAGATTTAGATGATATCGAAGAAGCTGAGCCTGATGCGGGGTTAGGAAATGGTGGACTAGGAAGATTAGCGGCTTGCTTTTTAGACTCCCTAGCATCGTTAGAACTACCAGGGCATGGCTGTGGAATAAGATATAAATATGGATTATTTGAACAAAAAATTATCAATGGTTACCAGGTTGAGCTTCCAGATAACTGGCTTAAAGAAGGCAATGTATGGGAGATTCGCAAATCTGATAAAGCTGTGGAAGTTAAATTTGGTGGCTACGTGACTACTGAGCAAGTTGACGGAAGGTTAAGCTTCCTACACCATAACTACGAAAAGGTATTAGCAGTACCGTATGATATGCCTGTGGTAGGGTATAAAAACGAAGTGGTAAATACATTAAGGCTATGGAGCGCTGAGACAATCATCGGTAATTTTGATGCATATTCAATAAGTACCCATGACCAAAGAAAAATTATTGAGTATAAACGATCTACTGAAGCAATCACGGAATTTCTTTACCCTGATGATAGCCATATTGAAGGACGAACTTTAAGGCTGAAGCAACAATATTTCCTGGTAAGTGCAGGTATCCAAAGCATACTTCACAATCATAAAAAACATCATCACGATGTGTACAGTTTACCTGAAAATGTTGCGATTCACGTTAATGATACACATCCTGTATTAGCGGTCCCTGAGTTAATGAGAATATTATTAGATGATGAGTTATTATCTTGGGATGATGCTTGGGAAATTATGACAAAAACTATTTCTTACACGAATCACACAACCTTAGCTGAAGCATTGGAGACATGGCCAGTTGATTTAATGAGATCGTTGTTGCCTAGGGTCTTTATGATTATCGAGGAGATTAATAGACGTTTTTGTCAACAAGTATGGGCAGATAATCCTGGCAATTGGGAGCTATTACGCAGCGTCGAGATAATTCGAGATGGCGTAGTTAGAATGGCGAATTTGGCGATAGTAGGAAGCTATAGTGTTAATGGGGTTGCACAAGTTCATACAGAGATTATAAAGAAACGGGAAATGAAGCATTTTTATCAATATTTCCCTGAAAAGTTTAATAATAAGACTAACGGGATAACACATCGTCGTTGGTTGTTGAGAGCAAATCCATTACTAGCCAACGTGATAACAGAATTAATTGGCAGTGATTGGATTAAAAATCCTACTGAATTGCAACAGTTATCAAAATACGTAAAAGACGCTAGCTTCCAAGAACAGATTAGAAGCATAAAGCACAATAACAAATTAAATTTGGCTAAAATTATATCTAAGGAATGTGGACTTACGGTAGATGTCGGCTCCATATTTGACGTACAAATTAAAAGATTACATGCATATAAACGTCAAGTATTAAATGTACTTCACATTATGGATTTATATAATCGTTTGAAGGAAGATCCGACTATTGATATGCCGCCAAGAACATTTATTTTCGGTGCAAAGGCAGCCCCGAGCTACCATTTCGCTAAAAAAGTAATTAAGCTCATTAATACCGTAGCGTCGATAATTAATAATGACAAATATATAAATGACAAACTAAAAGTTGTATTCTTAGAAAACTACCGAGTCTCAATGGCTGAAGTTATTATTCCTGCAACAGATATCAGTGAGCAAATATCCACTGCAAGTAAAGAAGCCTCTGGAACAGGTAACATGAAGTTTATGATGAATGGGGCTATTACATTAGGAACATTAGATGGTGCAAATATTGAGATTGAAGAAGCGGTGGGAGATGACAATATATTTATTTTTGGGCTGACTCCAAATGAAGTATTAAACTACCATCAGGTTGGTGGATATAGCTCCTGGGATATGTATAATACGCACCCAAGAATAAGAAAAGTTATGGAACAGTTAATAACAGGAGAGGTTGCTCAACAGGCTGGAGATTTTAAGGATATCTATGATTCACTGTTAATAGATAATGATGAATACTTTGTTCTGAAAGATTTCATTCCTTATGTTGATGCCCAACTAAAGGCAGGCCAGGCATATATGAATCAGAATAAATGGACGCAGATGGCTATTGAGAATATTGCACAGTCTGGTAAGTTCTCTAGTGACAGAACGATTAAAGAATATGCAAGTGAAATATGGAGGATTCGTTAA
- the glgA gene encoding glycogen synthase GlgA has product MNILMAASEAVPFAKTGGLADVVGSLPKELHSNKVNVRVILPKYGAISEEFVDKIQYKTSITVKVGWREQYCGIEELIYNGVHFYFIDNKYYFNRDKLYGFYDEAERFAFFSRAVLEAIPYLDYQPDVIHCHDWQTALISVFLKTQYSQKQLYENIKTVLTIHNLKFQGIYPREILGDLLSLGSEHFTSESLEFYGNVNYLKGGIIYSDIVTTVSKTYAEEITYSYFGENLEGVLRRQGRIIGIINGIDYELYNSSTDSQIFYQYDSTSPDKKLTNKEALQNYLGLPVDKDIPVLAIISRLTSQKGLDLVQGVFDELLAEGIQLVILGTGEEEYEQLFRKADEQYPNQVKALIKFDEGLARKVYAGSDMFLMPSKFEPCGLSQLISLRYGTIPIVRETGGLKDTIKGYDEISNTGNGFSFINYNAHDMLYTIQRAVSLYQDKKHWNKLIKNAMDSDFSWEAAAKEYLNLYSELIGGSAIDVNK; this is encoded by the coding sequence ATGAATATACTTATGGCCGCATCAGAAGCGGTTCCATTTGCTAAAACTGGTGGTTTAGCAGATGTAGTAGGTTCTTTGCCTAAAGAATTACATAGTAATAAAGTTAATGTTAGGGTCATATTACCAAAGTACGGAGCTATTTCGGAGGAATTTGTTGATAAAATACAGTATAAAACTTCAATTACTGTTAAGGTTGGTTGGCGGGAACAGTATTGTGGTATTGAAGAGTTAATTTATAATGGGGTTCATTTTTATTTTATTGATAATAAGTACTATTTTAATCGCGATAAACTCTACGGTTTTTATGATGAGGCTGAAAGGTTTGCCTTTTTCTCGCGAGCTGTACTTGAGGCAATACCTTATTTAGACTATCAGCCTGATGTTATTCATTGTCATGATTGGCAAACTGCACTTATTAGTGTATTTCTAAAGACTCAATATTCACAGAAACAATTGTATGAAAATATAAAAACTGTGTTAACGATTCACAACCTGAAATTTCAGGGAATATACCCTCGGGAAATTTTGGGTGATTTATTATCTTTAGGATCAGAACACTTTACTTCGGAGAGTTTAGAGTTTTACGGTAATGTCAATTATCTTAAGGGTGGCATAATTTATTCAGATATTGTTACAACTGTTAGTAAAACATACGCGGAGGAAATTACCTATTCGTACTTTGGCGAGAATTTAGAAGGTGTACTTAGAAGACAGGGTCGTATTATCGGAATTATTAATGGTATTGACTATGAACTATATAATTCCAGTACCGACAGTCAAATTTTCTATCAATACGATAGCACTTCACCCGATAAAAAACTTACAAACAAAGAAGCGTTGCAAAACTATCTAGGATTGCCTGTTGATAAAGACATTCCAGTATTAGCTATTATTTCTAGGTTAACATCGCAAAAAGGATTAGATTTAGTTCAAGGTGTCTTTGATGAGCTTTTAGCTGAAGGAATTCAGTTGGTTATATTAGGAACAGGCGAAGAAGAATACGAGCAACTATTCCGTAAAGCTGACGAGCAATACCCAAATCAAGTAAAGGCCTTAATTAAGTTTGATGAAGGTTTAGCAAGAAAGGTATATGCAGGCTCTGATATGTTCTTAATGCCGTCCAAATTTGAACCATGCGGCTTAAGTCAATTGATTTCCCTAAGATATGGAACAATTCCAATCGTAAGAGAAACTGGAGGACTAAAGGATACTATTAAAGGCTACGATGAAATTAGTAATACTGGGAATGGGTTCTCATTTATAAATTACAATGCACACGATATGCTTTATACAATTCAAAGGGCTGTTAGTCTTTATCAGGATAAAAAACACTGGAACAAACTCATTAAAAATGCTATGGACAGTGATTTTAGCTGGGAAGCAGCTGCTAAAGAATATCTAAATCTATATAGTGAGCTTATAGGAGGGAGTGCTATAGATGTTAACAAATAA